A window from Pseudomonas alloputida encodes these proteins:
- a CDS encoding TolC family protein: protein MPIPRKIALLCLLLASATDAQASQVLSLPQALTAAFAQNPELAAAGREIGIADGERRQAGLLPNPELAWEVEDTRRDTSTTTVTLSQPLELGGKRGARLAVAGAGQAIAQLDLERQRNALRADVVQAFHAALRAQTALELAQQSQALTERGLRVVQGRVTAGQSSPVEATRAQVQLAQAQAEVRRAKTQRSVAYQALARLTGSPLASFDRLQAANLSPGIAPGADTLLDQVEKTAEWRLAAAQVERGDASLGAEKAQRIPNLTVSLGSQYSREDRERVNVVGLSMPLPLFDRNQGNVLAAARRADQARDLRNAVALRLRSETRSAISQWEAAMQDVEAYDRTILPAAQQAVDTATRGFEMGKFAFLDVLDAQRTLIEARGLYLEALASATDARAQVERIYGDLDGVSNKPNSRSNND, encoded by the coding sequence GTGCCCATCCCCCGCAAGATCGCCTTGCTCTGTCTGCTGCTGGCCAGTGCCACCGACGCCCAGGCCAGCCAGGTGCTGAGCCTGCCCCAGGCGCTTACCGCCGCTTTCGCCCAGAACCCGGAGCTGGCTGCAGCTGGCCGTGAAATTGGCATTGCCGATGGCGAACGGCGTCAGGCCGGGCTGCTCCCCAACCCGGAGCTGGCCTGGGAGGTCGAGGACACCCGCCGCGACACCAGCACCACCACCGTCACCCTCAGCCAGCCGCTGGAGCTGGGCGGGAAGCGCGGCGCACGTCTCGCCGTGGCGGGTGCCGGCCAGGCCATTGCCCAGCTTGACCTGGAGCGCCAGCGCAACGCCCTGCGAGCCGATGTGGTGCAGGCTTTCCACGCTGCCTTGCGTGCACAGACCGCGCTGGAGTTGGCTCAGCAGTCGCAGGCGTTGACTGAGCGCGGCCTGCGGGTGGTGCAAGGGCGGGTTACGGCAGGTCAGTCATCACCGGTGGAGGCCACCCGTGCCCAGGTGCAACTGGCCCAGGCCCAGGCCGAAGTGCGTCGCGCGAAAACCCAGCGCAGTGTGGCCTACCAGGCCTTGGCCCGGTTGACGGGCAGCCCGCTGGCAAGCTTCGACCGGTTGCAGGCAGCCAACCTTTCGCCAGGCATTGCGCCGGGTGCCGACACCTTGCTTGACCAGGTCGAAAAGACTGCCGAATGGCGCCTGGCCGCTGCCCAGGTCGAGCGCGGCGACGCCTCCCTGGGGGCGGAAAAAGCCCAGCGTATCCCCAACCTCACCGTCAGCCTTGGCAGCCAGTACAGCCGCGAAGACCGGGAGCGAGTGAACGTGGTTGGCCTGTCCATGCCGTTGCCGCTGTTCGACCGCAACCAGGGCAATGTTCTGGCAGCTGCGCGCCGTGCCGACCAGGCGCGCGACCTGCGCAATGCCGTGGCGCTGCGTCTGCGCAGTGAAACCCGTAGTGCCATCAGCCAGTGGGAGGCGGCGATGCAGGACGTTGAAGCCTATGACCGCACCATCCTGCCTGCTGCGCAGCAGGCCGTGGACACCGCCACCCGCGGTTTTGAAATGGGTAAGTTCGCTTTCCTCGATGTACTCGACGCCCAGCGCACGCTGATCGAGGCTCGCGGGCTGTACCTCGAGGCGCTGGCCTCGGCGACCGACGCGCGTGCACAAGTGGAGCGCATCTACGGCGATCTCGACGGCGTGAGCAACAAACCCAATAGCAGGAGCAACAATGACTAA
- the aroQ gene encoding type II 3-dehydroquinate dehydratase, translated as MKPLILVLNGPNLNMLGTREPAQYGHETLADLAQGCADTAHAHGLEIEFRQTNHEGELIDWIHAARGRCAGIVINPGAWTHTSVAIRDALVASELPVIEVHLSNVHKREPFRHLSFVSSIAVGVICGLGSHGYRMALSHFAELLQERAA; from the coding sequence ATGAAGCCCCTTATTCTCGTGCTCAACGGCCCCAACCTGAACATGCTGGGCACCCGCGAGCCTGCCCAGTACGGCCACGAAACCCTCGCTGACCTGGCTCAGGGATGTGCCGACACTGCCCACGCCCACGGCCTGGAAATCGAGTTCCGCCAGACCAACCACGAAGGTGAACTGATCGACTGGATCCACGCCGCCCGTGGCCGCTGCGCCGGCATCGTGATCAACCCCGGCGCCTGGACGCACACCTCGGTCGCCATCCGCGATGCCCTGGTGGCCAGCGAACTGCCGGTGATCGAGGTGCACCTGTCCAATGTGCACAAACGCGAGCCGTTCCGTCACTTGTCGTTCGTATCGTCCATCGCCGTCGGTGTCATCTGCGGCCTGGGCAGCCACGGCTACCGCATGGCGCTGAGCCACTTCGCCGAGCTGTTGCAGGAGCGTGCGGCATGA
- a CDS encoding shikimate dehydrogenase, translating into MSQQAILAGLIGRGIQLSRTPALHEHEGDAQALRYLYRLIDADQLQLDDSALPGLLEAAQHTGFTGLNITYPFKQAILPLLDELSDEARGIGAVNTVVLKDGKRVGHNTDCLGFAEGLRRGLPDVARRQVVQMGAGGAGSAVAHALLGEGVERLVLFEVDATRAQALVDNLNTHFGAERAVLGTDLATALAEADGLVNTTPVGMAKLPGTPLPVELLHPRLWVAEIIYFPLETELLRAARALGCRTLDGSNMAVFQAVKAFELFSGRQADAARMQAHFASFT; encoded by the coding sequence ATGAGCCAGCAAGCCATCCTCGCCGGCCTGATCGGCCGCGGCATCCAACTGTCACGTACCCCGGCCCTGCACGAACACGAAGGCGACGCCCAGGCCCTGCGCTACCTGTACCGGCTGATCGACGCCGACCAGTTGCAACTGGACGACAGCGCCCTGCCCGGCCTGCTCGAAGCCGCGCAACATACCGGTTTCACCGGGCTGAACATTACCTACCCGTTCAAGCAGGCGATCCTGCCGTTGCTCGACGAGCTGTCCGACGAGGCCCGTGGTATCGGCGCGGTAAACACCGTGGTGCTCAAGGACGGCAAGCGCGTCGGCCACAACACCGATTGCCTGGGCTTTGCCGAAGGCTTGCGCCGTGGCCTGCCCGACGTTGCACGGCGCCAGGTGGTGCAGATGGGTGCCGGTGGCGCTGGCTCGGCCGTGGCCCATGCCCTGCTGGGTGAAGGGGTAGAACGGCTGGTGCTGTTCGAAGTGGATGCGACCCGTGCGCAGGCGTTGGTGGACAACCTGAACACCCATTTCGGCGCGGAGCGCGCCGTGCTTGGCACCGACCTGGCCACAGCCTTGGCCGAAGCGGACGGGCTGGTCAACACCACGCCGGTGGGCATGGCCAAGCTACCGGGCACGCCACTGCCGGTGGAGTTGTTGCATCCCCGCCTGTGGGTGGCAGAGATCATCTACTTCCCGCTGGAGACCGAACTGCTGCGCGCGGCCCGGGCACTGGGCTGCCGCACGCTGGATGGCAGCAACATGGCGGTGTTCCAGGCGGTGAAGGCATTCGAGCTGTTCAGCGGGCGGCAGGCGGATGCGGCGCGGATGCAGGCGCACTTTGCCAGTTTCACCTGA
- a CDS encoding thioredoxin family protein encodes MLKAGGFALALTGLGLAGHLKARDSYGAMPSLAGASQWLNSPPLDAPGLKGKVVLVDFWTWDCINCRRSLPHVNDWARRYADQGLVVVGVHTPEFDYEHDVATLRDKVARLGIGYPVAVDNDYKVWNAWGNQFWPAHYFVDRKGQVRHVHFGEGDYGGQEQVIQALLDEKG; translated from the coding sequence ATGCTCAAGGCCGGTGGTTTTGCGCTGGCGCTGACGGGGCTTGGGTTGGCTGGGCACCTGAAGGCACGCGACAGCTACGGCGCCATGCCATCGCTGGCGGGCGCCAGCCAGTGGTTGAATTCGCCGCCCCTGGATGCCCCGGGGCTCAAGGGCAAGGTGGTGCTGGTGGACTTCTGGACCTGGGACTGCATCAACTGCCGGCGCAGCCTGCCGCATGTGAATGATTGGGCGCGGCGCTATGCCGATCAAGGGCTGGTGGTGGTAGGGGTGCACACCCCTGAGTTCGACTACGAGCATGATGTGGCGACTTTGCGGGACAAGGTAGCCCGGTTGGGTATCGGGTATCCGGTGGCGGTAGATAATGACTACAAGGTGTGGAATGCCTGGGGCAACCAGTTCTGGCCGGCGCATTACTTTGTCGACCGCAAGGGGCAGGTGCGCCATGTGCACTTTGGCGAGGGGGATTATGGTGGGCAGGAACAGGTGATACAGGCTTTGCTGGATGAAAAAGGGTGA
- a CDS encoding DUF2790 domain-containing protein, whose translation MNLKTIASASLFAVLGFGAIAAQAATAPMQDGGVMQYRYGEPLDVKRVLSVQDDQRNACGLVNTRMDYLDSHGQRQSVQYLTYATDGCHEN comes from the coding sequence ATGAACCTCAAGACTATCGCCAGCGCCAGCCTGTTCGCCGTGCTCGGCTTCGGTGCCATCGCCGCCCAGGCCGCCACTGCCCCGATGCAGGATGGCGGGGTCATGCAGTACCGCTACGGTGAGCCTCTGGATGTGAAGAGAGTGCTGTCGGTGCAGGATGATCAGCGCAATGCCTGCGGCCTGGTGAATACCCGAATGGACTACCTTGACTCCCATGGCCAGCGGCAAAGCGTGCAGTACCTCACCTATGCCACGGACGGTTGCCATGAAAACTGA
- a CDS encoding response regulator, with product MEHVDHILIVDDDREIRELVGNYLKKNGLRTSIVADGRQMRAFLEANSVDLIVLDIMMPGDDGLLLCRELRAGKHRNTPVLMLTARNDETDRIIGLEMGADDYLTKPFSARELLARINAVLRRTRMLPPNLTISESSRLLGFGQWRLDTTARHLLDSEGTLVALSGAEYRLLRVFLDHPQRVLSREQLLNLTQGREADIFDRSIDLLVSRLRQRLGDDAREPSCIKTVRSEGYVFSLPVQLLESPS from the coding sequence ATGGAACACGTCGATCACATCCTGATCGTCGACGACGACCGCGAGATCCGCGAACTGGTCGGCAATTACCTGAAGAAGAACGGCCTGCGCACCAGCATCGTTGCAGACGGCCGGCAGATGCGCGCCTTTCTCGAAGCCAACAGCGTCGACCTGATCGTGCTCGACATCATGATGCCTGGCGACGACGGCCTGCTGTTGTGCCGCGAGCTGCGCGCCGGCAAGCACCGCAATACGCCGGTGCTGATGCTGACCGCCCGCAATGACGAAACCGACCGCATCATCGGCCTGGAAATGGGCGCCGACGATTACCTGACCAAACCGTTCTCGGCCCGCGAACTGCTCGCCCGCATCAACGCCGTGCTGCGCCGCACACGCATGCTGCCGCCCAACCTGACCATCAGTGAAAGCAGCCGCCTGCTGGGTTTCGGTCAATGGCGCCTGGACACCACCGCGCGCCACCTGCTCGACAGCGAAGGCACCCTGGTGGCCCTGAGCGGCGCCGAGTACCGCCTGCTGCGAGTGTTCCTCGACCACCCGCAGCGGGTGCTCAGCCGCGAACAGCTGCTTAACCTGACCCAGGGCCGCGAAGCCGACATCTTCGACCGCTCCATCGACTTGCTGGTCAGCCGCCTGCGCCAGCGCCTGGGTGACGATGCCCGCGAGCCCAGCTGCATCAAGACCGTGCGCAGCGAGGGCTACGTGTTTTCGCTGCCGGTGCAATTGCTCGAGTCCCCCTCATGA
- a CDS encoding sensor histidine kinase has product MKWPRTLASRLALIFFTGLVLAYGLSFGLQAYERYISSRSMMLSNLEQDVATSVAILDRLPAAERAAWLPRLERRTYRYRLDQGLAGEAMPSSDPPMAAASIVKAIGSDYRLTFLEIPGPNAHFQAHLKLADGAPLTIDVTPAPVPVARWLPVVLLIQLAVLLLCTWLAVRLAIGPLTRLAQAVDNLDPDQPGVQLDESGPREVRYAAVAFNALQARIAAHLKERMQLLAAISHDLQTPITRMKLRVEVMDEGVERDKFGSDLDEMEHLVREGVAYARSMDSSTEATCRVNLDAFLDSLVFDYQDSGAQVERHGSSDTLLETRPHALRRVLVNLVDNALKFAGAAELQVSREGSTTIIRVLDNGPGIPVDELDEVLKPFYRVEGSRNRSTGGTGLGLAIAHQLIRAMGGRLTLSNREQGGLCAQIELT; this is encoded by the coding sequence ATGAAATGGCCGCGCACCCTGGCCTCGCGTCTGGCGCTGATCTTCTTCACCGGCCTGGTGTTGGCTTATGGTCTGTCGTTCGGCCTGCAGGCCTACGAGCGCTATATCAGCAGCCGCTCGATGATGCTCAGTAACCTCGAACAGGACGTGGCGACCTCGGTTGCCATCCTTGACCGCCTGCCCGCAGCCGAGCGTGCCGCCTGGCTGCCACGCCTGGAACGGCGCACCTACCGCTATCGCCTCGACCAGGGCTTGGCAGGCGAAGCGATGCCCAGCAGTGACCCACCGATGGCCGCCGCGTCGATCGTCAAGGCCATTGGCAGCGACTACCGCCTGACCTTCCTGGAAATCCCGGGGCCCAATGCGCACTTCCAGGCGCACCTGAAGCTGGCCGACGGCGCGCCACTGACCATCGACGTGACGCCAGCACCGGTCCCGGTAGCCCGTTGGTTGCCCGTGGTGCTGCTGATTCAGCTGGCTGTGCTGTTGCTGTGTACCTGGCTGGCGGTACGCCTGGCCATCGGCCCGCTAACCCGTCTGGCCCAGGCAGTGGACAACCTCGACCCGGACCAGCCCGGCGTTCAACTGGATGAAAGCGGCCCACGCGAGGTGCGTTACGCTGCCGTGGCCTTCAACGCCCTGCAGGCGCGCATTGCTGCCCACCTCAAGGAACGCATGCAGTTGCTGGCGGCCATTTCCCACGACCTGCAAACCCCGATCACTCGCATGAAGTTGCGGGTCGAAGTGATGGATGAGGGGGTCGAAAGGGACAAGTTCGGGAGCGACCTGGATGAAATGGAACACCTGGTGCGCGAAGGCGTGGCGTATGCCCGCAGCATGGACAGCAGCACCGAAGCGACCTGCCGGGTCAACCTTGATGCCTTTCTCGACAGCCTGGTATTCGACTACCAGGACAGCGGCGCCCAGGTCGAGCGCCACGGCAGCAGCGATACCCTGCTGGAAACCCGCCCGCATGCGCTGCGCCGGGTACTGGTGAACCTGGTCGACAACGCCCTGAAGTTTGCAGGTGCTGCCGAGCTGCAAGTGTCGCGCGAGGGCAGTACCACCATCATCCGCGTGCTCGACAACGGGCCAGGGATACCCGTTGACGAACTGGATGAAGTGCTCAAGCCGTTCTACCGGGTGGAGGGTTCACGCAATCGCAGCACGGGTGGCACCGGCTTGGGCCTGGCCATTGCCCACCAGCTGATCCGGGCCATGGGGGGCCGGCTGACCCTGAGCAACCGCGAACAGGGCGGATTGTGCGCGCAGATCGAACTCACCTGA
- a CDS encoding ferric reductase-like transmembrane domain-containing protein encodes MKALTLPSGWKLFAALAGLTLAMTAIVLASQPDPDGLRSAIRATARSSFALFLLAFLASSLVTLLPGTASRRILQERRYLGLAFAFSHTVHGVLIYRYAQQFPELFWAGRTLTSSLPGTVGYLFLLLLTATSFKAPMRLLGGRAWQALHSSGMWVLAAVFCLSFYKRIPMGGWYPLAFALMFSAIAVKLTAKVARKQRRSTRALA; translated from the coding sequence ATGAAAGCCCTCACCTTGCCCTCCGGCTGGAAGCTGTTCGCCGCCCTCGCCGGCCTGACCTTGGCGATGACCGCCATAGTCCTGGCCAGCCAACCCGACCCAGACGGCTTGCGCAGTGCCATTCGTGCCACCGCACGTAGCTCGTTCGCACTGTTCCTGCTGGCGTTCCTGGCCTCGTCGCTGGTGACCTTGCTGCCTGGCACAGCAAGCCGCCGCATCCTTCAGGAGCGACGCTACCTGGGGTTGGCATTCGCGTTCTCCCACACCGTGCATGGCGTGCTGATCTATCGCTACGCCCAGCAATTCCCCGAGCTGTTCTGGGCCGGCCGCACGCTCACTTCCAGCCTGCCCGGCACGGTCGGCTACCTGTTCTTGCTGCTGCTCACCGCCACCTCGTTCAAGGCCCCCATGCGGCTGTTGGGCGGCCGTGCCTGGCAAGCGCTGCACAGCAGCGGCATGTGGGTGCTGGCTGCCGTGTTCTGTCTGTCGTTCTACAAGCGCATCCCCATGGGGGGGTGGTACCCGCTGGCGTTCGCCCTGATGTTCAGCGCCATCGCCGTCAAGCTCACCGCCAAAGTGGCCCGTAAACAACGCCGCAGCACCCGCGCCCTTGCCTGA
- a CDS encoding HvfX family Cu-binding RiPP maturation protein: MTTLTRTLTTVDRLGSWSADVPLRVFLAWEFFESGLEKFNGSNWFADLQSSFPFPFNLLPAELNWQLSMWAELVLPLLLLLGLGTRLASLGLMVVTVVAIVAVHWPAHWSGLAELAQGYAITDQGFGNYKLPLIYLVALLPLLLKGAGRLSLDHWLSMRFGR, translated from the coding sequence ATGACGACCTTGACCCGTACCCTGACCACCGTTGATCGCCTCGGCAGCTGGAGCGCCGACGTGCCATTACGGGTATTTCTGGCCTGGGAGTTTTTCGAATCCGGCCTGGAGAAATTCAACGGCAGCAACTGGTTCGCCGACCTGCAGTCCAGCTTCCCGTTCCCCTTCAACCTGCTGCCCGCGGAGCTGAACTGGCAGCTGTCGATGTGGGCCGAGTTGGTACTGCCGTTGCTGCTGTTGCTGGGCCTGGGTACCCGGCTGGCATCATTGGGTTTGATGGTGGTGACCGTTGTAGCGATAGTGGCAGTGCACTGGCCGGCGCACTGGTCGGGCCTGGCGGAACTGGCCCAAGGCTATGCCATTACCGACCAGGGCTTCGGCAATTACAAGTTGCCGCTGATCTACCTGGTGGCGTTGCTGCCACTGCTGCTCAAGGGCGCCGGGCGCCTTAGCCTCGATCATTGGCTGAGCATGCGGTTCGGCAGATGA
- a CDS encoding HvfC family RiPP maturation protein: MNETLRAQQYALARHLRDPQRHAPPPGVEARRLKVYRELFYGAIEGLLAGSFPVMRQALGEQRWHARVRDFYASYRCQTPLFTEIAETFVDYLQHVALDTPWQLELAHYEWVEAQLYLSDAEDPAHDPSGDLLAGEPLLSCVARVLAYRWPVERIGVDYQPTAAPASPSLLLVYRDARLQVRFARLAPMAYRLLVEQGTGRERLQALGGDVQQGLALLEAFREQGVIVGTV, from the coding sequence ATGAATGAGACCCTGCGTGCGCAGCAGTATGCCTTGGCCCGTCACCTGCGCGACCCACAGCGCCATGCCCCGCCGCCCGGCGTCGAGGCCCGGCGCCTGAAGGTTTACCGTGAGTTGTTCTATGGCGCCATCGAAGGCTTGCTGGCTGGCAGCTTCCCGGTGATGCGCCAGGCGTTGGGCGAGCAGCGCTGGCATGCCCGAGTACGTGATTTCTACGCCAGTTACCGTTGCCAGACGCCGTTGTTTACCGAAATTGCCGAGACGTTCGTCGACTACTTGCAACATGTGGCGCTGGACACCCCTTGGCAGCTGGAGCTGGCGCACTATGAGTGGGTCGAGGCGCAACTGTACCTGAGCGATGCCGAGGACCCGGCGCATGACCCGAGTGGTGACCTGCTGGCTGGAGAGCCATTGTTGTCTTGTGTGGCGCGGGTCCTGGCCTATCGTTGGCCGGTGGAACGCATTGGCGTGGACTACCAGCCAACGGCTGCCCCAGCATCGCCGAGCTTGCTGCTGGTTTATCGCGATGCCCGGTTGCAGGTGCGCTTTGCCCGGTTGGCACCTATGGCGTATCGGTTGCTGGTGGAGCAGGGGACCGGAAGAGAGCGGCTGCAGGCATTGGGCGGGGATGTGCAGCAAGGGTTGGCATTGCTGGAAGCATTTCGCGAGCAGGGTGTCATTGTCGGAACAGTGTGA
- a CDS encoding HvfB family MNIO-type RiPP peptide maturase: MFPAMLNVGLGLRRGLLPELLAMEAGAVDFLECAPENWIAVGGAYGKGLAQLAERFAVTCHGLSLSLGGSAPLDRHFLEQTRQFLDRYQVRLYSEHLSYCSDDGHLYDLMPIPFTDEAVRHVAARIRQAQEQLERRIAVENISYYAAPYQAMSELDFIQAVLEEADCDLLLDVNNVYVNACNHGYDAQQFLAGLPQARVAGMHVAGHYDEAPDLKVDTHGAAVKEDVWALYASACARFGVQPTVLERDFNYPPLAELLAETARMRAVQCAAGGQADE; the protein is encoded by the coding sequence ATGTTTCCTGCGATGTTGAACGTTGGCCTAGGCTTGCGTCGCGGCCTGTTGCCGGAACTGCTGGCCATGGAGGCGGGTGCAGTGGACTTTCTGGAGTGTGCGCCGGAAAACTGGATTGCCGTGGGCGGCGCCTATGGCAAGGGCTTGGCCCAGTTGGCGGAGCGCTTTGCTGTCACCTGTCATGGGTTGTCTTTATCGCTGGGTGGCAGTGCCCCGCTGGACCGACATTTCCTTGAGCAGACCCGGCAGTTTCTCGACCGATACCAGGTGCGACTGTACAGCGAGCACCTGAGCTACTGCAGTGATGACGGGCACCTGTACGACCTGATGCCCATCCCGTTCACCGATGAAGCCGTACGCCATGTGGCCGCGCGCATACGCCAGGCTCAGGAGCAGCTGGAGCGGCGCATTGCCGTGGAGAACATCAGCTACTATGCCGCGCCGTATCAGGCGATGAGCGAGCTCGACTTCATCCAGGCGGTGCTTGAAGAAGCAGATTGTGACCTGCTGCTGGACGTCAACAATGTCTATGTCAACGCCTGCAACCATGGCTACGACGCCCAGCAATTCCTTGCAGGCTTGCCTCAGGCGCGCGTGGCCGGGATGCACGTTGCCGGGCATTACGATGAAGCGCCGGACCTCAAAGTGGATACCCATGGGGCAGCCGTGAAGGAGGATGTCTGGGCGCTGTACGCCAGCGCTTGTGCGCGCTTTGGCGTACAGCCGACGGTGCTTGAACGTGATTTCAACTATCCGCCCTTGGCCGAACTGTTGGCCGAGACGGCGCGTATGCGTGCCGTGCAATGCGCTGCCGGAGGGCAAGCAGATGAATGA
- a CDS encoding HvfA family oxazolone/thioamide-modified RiPP metallophore gives MTQAKNTLGLLGAALIGSMALSNSAFAVEPLAQGYQLASAKVAGEGKCGEGKCGGSGKASQSEGKCGEGKCGAGAKAGAEGKCGEGKCGDASFAETDSNHDGKVSRDEFLAVAKDRAGDFDTIDRNHDGFISEQEAADHLKAIYQANGKAMPDGLFSHLTGKP, from the coding sequence ATGACTCAAGCAAAAAACACCCTCGGCCTGCTCGGCGCCGCCCTGATTGGCAGCATGGCATTGAGCAACAGTGCGTTCGCCGTCGAGCCGCTGGCTCAAGGTTACCAACTGGCCTCGGCCAAAGTGGCCGGCGAGGGCAAGTGTGGTGAGGGCAAGTGCGGGGGGAGCGGCAAGGCTTCCCAAAGCGAAGGCAAGTGCGGTGAGGGTAAATGCGGCGCCGGCGCCAAGGCCGGGGCTGAGGGCAAGTGTGGTGAAGGCAAGTGTGGTGACGCCTCGTTCGCCGAAACCGACAGCAATCACGATGGCAAGGTCTCGCGCGATGAGTTTCTGGCGGTGGCCAAGGACCGTGCCGGTGATTTCGACACGATCGATCGCAACCATGACGGTTTCATCTCCGAGCAGGAAGCGGCCGATCACCTCAAGGCGATTTACCAGGCCAATGGCAAAGCCATGCCGGATGGCTTGTTCAGCCACCTGACCGGCAAACCCTGA
- a CDS encoding DUF4174 domain-containing protein, which yields MLVRSLTLATLLAVAGPLFAADSDAPLAKELGKARPLVVIAPSSADPTLRGLNKALEDPATQAAFKERNLVLYSVANMMGKREDKNLEQQTTMALIRELKLGASKGTKVILVGKDGERHMLKDDDTGEAIDPQVILKAVDDLPASEKAVAAPEPVAAAPQAKEKDSKPAKPAKPAAPPKPLED from the coding sequence ATGCTTGTCCGGTCACTGACCCTCGCAACCTTGCTTGCTGTTGCCGGCCCCCTGTTTGCCGCAGACAGTGATGCGCCTCTAGCCAAGGAACTGGGCAAGGCCAGACCATTGGTGGTTATCGCTCCCAGCAGTGCCGACCCGACGTTGCGAGGGCTGAACAAGGCGCTTGAGGACCCGGCCACCCAGGCCGCGTTCAAGGAGCGCAACCTTGTCCTGTACAGCGTCGCCAACATGATGGGCAAGCGAGAAGACAAGAACCTGGAGCAGCAGACCACAATGGCCCTGATTCGGGAACTGAAGCTGGGGGCGAGCAAGGGTACCAAGGTGATTCTGGTGGGCAAGGACGGTGAGCGGCACATGCTCAAGGACGACGACACCGGCGAGGCCATCGACCCGCAGGTGATCCTCAAGGCGGTCGATGATCTGCCTGCCAGCGAAAAGGCGGTGGCGGCACCCGAGCCCGTAGCGGCGGCCCCGCAAGCCAAGGAAAAGGACAGCAAGCCGGCCAAGCCCGCCAAGCCAGCGGCCCCGCCCAAACCGCTGGAAGACTGA